One genomic segment of Helianthus annuus cultivar XRQ/B chromosome 14, HanXRQr2.0-SUNRISE, whole genome shotgun sequence includes these proteins:
- the LOC110906091 gene encoding uncharacterized protein LOC110906091 isoform X2: MINNNPFHVRIEMDGGKFGFTVGIDVIVSFLHLEPGCFLIFTKYFGNDFNLKVFGKNCVEKNFLDVDVDVPLVPPIDAVNEIYEEPHSRMYRFSRTVGTDFMLPDRVSEMAKLNICLKDITVRLLNLEPPVQFTNGTRRERTHNGFRYALRRWSKFMKTAGIKDVVDDVNDMLLAIKEESYTQRICQIRFR; the protein is encoded by the exons ATGATAAACAACAATCCGTTTCATGTTAGGATTGAAATGGATGGCGGTAAATTCGGATTTACCGTTGGTATTGACGTTATTGTTAGTTTTTTACATTTAGAGCCTGGTTGTTTTTTGATATTTACAAAGTATTTTGGTAATGATTTTAACTTAAAAGTATTTGGAAAAAATTGTGTTGAAAAGAACTTTCTTGATGTAGACGTTGATGTG CCTTTAGTTCCTCCTATTGATGCTGTGAATGAAATTTATGAAGAACCACATAGTCGTATGTATCGGTTTTCCCGTACCGTTGGTACCGATTTT ATGCTTCCCGATCGTGTTTCTGAAATGGCCAAACTTAATATTTGTTTGAAAGATATAACCGTCAGACTTTTGAATCTGGAACCTCCAGTTCAGTTTACCAATGGTACAAGACGTGAAAGGACACATAATGGTTTTCGATATGCGTTAAGGCGATGGTCTAAGTTCATGAAAACTGCTGGAATTAAG GATGTTGTCGATGATGTAAATGACATGCTTTTAGCTATTAAGGAAGAGAGCTATACACAAAGGATATGTCAAATACGGTTTAGATGA
- the LOC110906091 gene encoding uncharacterized protein LOC110906091 isoform X1 yields the protein MINNNPFHVRIEMDGGKFGFTVGIDVIVSFLHLEPGCFLIFTKYFGNDFNLKVFGKNCVEKNFLDVDVDVPLVPPIDAVNEIYEEPHSRMYRFSRTVGTDFMLPDRVSEMAKLNICLKDITVRLLNLEPPVQFTNGTRRERTHNGFRYALRRWSKFMKTAGIKVRDTVDYCFDENDQVLSVEKDVVDDVNDMLLAIKEESYTQRICQIRFR from the exons ATGATAAACAACAATCCGTTTCATGTTAGGATTGAAATGGATGGCGGTAAATTCGGATTTACCGTTGGTATTGACGTTATTGTTAGTTTTTTACATTTAGAGCCTGGTTGTTTTTTGATATTTACAAAGTATTTTGGTAATGATTTTAACTTAAAAGTATTTGGAAAAAATTGTGTTGAAAAGAACTTTCTTGATGTAGACGTTGATGTG CCTTTAGTTCCTCCTATTGATGCTGTGAATGAAATTTATGAAGAACCACATAGTCGTATGTATCGGTTTTCCCGTACCGTTGGTACCGATTTT ATGCTTCCCGATCGTGTTTCTGAAATGGCCAAACTTAATATTTGTTTGAAAGATATAACCGTCAGACTTTTGAATCTGGAACCTCCAGTTCAGTTTACCAATGGTACAAGACGTGAAAGGACACATAATGGTTTTCGATATGCGTTAAGGCGATGGTCTAAGTTCATGAAAACTGCTGGAATTAAGGTCCGTGACACCGTTGACTATTGTTTTGACGAAAATGATCAAGTGCTAAGTGTTGAAAAG GATGTTGTCGATGATGTAAATGACATGCTTTTAGCTATTAAGGAAGAGAGCTATACACAAAGGATATGTCAAATACGGTTTAGATGA
- the LOC110906090 gene encoding uncharacterized protein LOC110906090: MKASGEGGVVVTVDRGQGRRQGKVYNMHGSSSSSLSIREPCFCRHMKKADEIILSIPSDAACKLWGVDMGPTNVDIHTDDGRIFNVCLSYSKGNLFLFHGWSNVTQHLGLSEGCFIVFNPLDCTTFKLTHFIDGVSGNT, encoded by the exons ATGAAAGCAAGCGGTGAAGGTGGTGTCGTTGTGACGGTGGATAGAGGTCAAGGACGAAGGCAAGGCAAG GTTTACAATATGCATGggtcatcttcatcttcattaag TATCAGAGAACCCTGTTTCTGTAGGCATATGAAAAAAGCAGATGAGATAATTCTG TCTATTCCTTCTGATGCTGCTTGCAAGCTGTGGGGTGTTGATATGGGCCCTACAAATGTGGACATACATACTGATGATGGCCGCATTTTTAATGTTTGTTTAAGCTACTCTAAAGGAAATTTGTTCCTTTTCCATGGATGGTCCAATGTAACACAACATTTGGGACTATCCGAAGGATGTTTTATAGTATTCAATCCCCTCGATTGTACTACGTTTAAATTAACGCATTTCATTGATGGTGTTAGCG GTAATACCTGA